Part of the Pseudomonas lijiangensis genome is shown below.
CCGCCATAGACGGTTTCTCCCAGGTTGTCGGTGGTCAGGCTCTGGGTGCCATGGTAACTGGCGGTGATACCCGCAACCTGTACCTGACCCACACTGTAGGTGACCACGTCCTGCAGGTTTTCCTCCACCACCAGCCCCCAGTGACGGACTTCATCGGCATCTTGCCTGGCGATGGCTTTTGTCAGTTCCTCTTCGGAAAGCGCCACGATCTGCCCTCGGCCCGCAGTGGCCAGTACCGGTTTTATCCGCACCGGGCCGTTGGCCAGTAATTGCGTTCCTGCCTTGAGCGCATCGTTCAGGTCGAAAGCTGTGAACCCCGTGAGTACGGCAGCGCCAGCCTGGCGATGAAACTCATCGGACCAGCCGCTCGGCCGTGCCGAAGACGACTCAGGCAAGGGATGAGAAATGGCCTTGGTTGCCATGAAGGGCTCGTTGGCCAGACCGCCGAACAGATCGTCCATCGAGCGAATGTTCAGGGCATCGCCCATGTCCGCACCAATCAGGGTATCGGACGGTATGAAGTACAGGCCGTGGCCTTTATGCCGCGTGCTGTCATGGAACCCGTCAAATGCAGCACCCAGAAGCACAGCTATTTTTCGGGCCAGCGCCTGGTGAACCGCAATTTCATGAGGGGCGAGTTGTTTGTGCGTGGCTAACAGAACGACCTCGGCTTTGGTGGTGCCTGTTCTTGACCCGCTCATAAGGCAACTCCTTTCATGAAAGTTTTTTCAGGGCCTGGATCAGCTCCTCTTTGTTCATGGCTGAGCGACCGGCAACGTCAAGCGCTCGTGCGCGCTGCATCAGGTCGTTTTTGGTCTGCTCTTCCAGGGGACGGTCATTGCGCGGGATGCCTTTTCTGGTTTCGGCTGCACGCTTGGCCGAGTCCTGACGCGCCTCGGTCTTGGCCTT
Proteins encoded:
- a CDS encoding DUF3182 family protein gives rise to the protein MSGSRTGTTKAEVVLLATHKQLAPHEIAVHQALARKIAVLLGAAFDGFHDSTRHKGHGLYFIPSDTLIGADMGDALNIRSMDDLFGGLANEPFMATKAISHPLPESSSARPSGWSDEFHRQAGAAVLTGFTAFDLNDALKAGTQLLANGPVRIKPVLATAGRGQIVALSEEELTKAIARQDADEVRHWGLVVEENLQDVVTYSVGQVQVAGITASYHGTQSLTTDNLGETVYGGSRLWIVRGDYDVLLSQDMDTSVRQAIEHAIVYDKAACDCFPGLVASRRNYDIAKGTNARGQVCFGVLEQSWRIGGASPAEIEALMAFAADPALQRIQVSTHEIYGQTRLPANAHLLYEGEDPQVGVITKFIQVEPYECAQ
- a CDS encoding termination factor Rho; translation: MPTSNKDLYTAKQKRKAARIEESYEQKGVSKDEAQARAWATVNKQSGGGERKGGSGTHTSAKAKTEARQDSAKRAAETRKGIPRNDRPLEEQTKNDLMQRARALDVAGRSAMNKEELIQALKKLS